The proteins below are encoded in one region of Equus caballus isolate H_3958 breed thoroughbred chromosome 16, TB-T2T, whole genome shotgun sequence:
- the LOC100049818 gene encoding vomeronasal type-2 receptor 1-like, producing MASRKKCLVLGFFAFLWAELGIKGKEETEEQTCRLLGKFDLNGYVDAKNHSLVIGGLFDIHSRTIPANESVLEPVSAKCEGFNFRGFRWMKTMIHTIKEINERKDILPNITLGYQIFDTCFTISKSVEAALVLLTGQEENKPNFRNGTGAFLAGVVGAGGSSLSIAASRILGLYYLPQVGYASTCSVLSDKYQFPSYLRTVASDKVQSEAMVRLIQHFGWVWIGTIAADDDYGKYGVKIFKEKIESVNLCIAFSEIIPKVYSYEKMQRAIDAVKNSTARVVVLYASDIDLSPFVLEIVFHNITDRTWIASEAWITSALIAKPEYFPYFGGSIGFAIPRADIPGLKEFLYDVHPSKDPNDVLTIEFWQTAFNCTWPNSSVPYHVDHRVNMTGKDDRLHAMSDKFCTGEEKLEDLKNTYLDVSQLRITNNVKQAVYFMAYALDHLSRCEEGRGPYVFGNTCAYIPDFEPWQLMYYLKNIKFTTHNGMTIETDENGDVSRGYYDILNWQLDDNGEVAFVKIGEYTFTDSKFELVMRKNATIFWNTESSELPYSVCADVCRPGTRKGIRQGEPTCCFYCIPCADGHVSREPGQRECEQCGEDYWSNAQKNKCVLKEVEFLAYDEALGFTLVLLSIFGALVVLAVTVVYVLYRHTPLVNANDQELSFLIQVSLVITLLSSVLFIGKPYDWSCRARQVTLAMGFSLCLSCILGKTISLFLAYRISRSKTRLISIRPLYQKIIVLISVLVEIGICTAYLVLEPPSAFKNMESQNIKIILECTEGSIEFLCSMFGIDIFLASLCFLTTFVARQLPDNYYEGKCITFGMLVFFIIWISFVPAYLSTKGKFKVAVEIFAILASSYGLLGCIFAPKCFIILLRPERNTHELVGGRVLTIDKSIQPTSASVSSELDNTMASTVEDD from the exons ATGGCTAGCAGAAAGAAATGCTTGGTTTTagggttttttgcttttttatgggCTGAATTAGGCATCAAAGGcaaagaagagacagaagaacAGACCTGTCGGTTGCTGGGCAAGTTTGATTTGAATGGGTATGTAGATGCCAAAAACCATTCACTTGTTATTGGAGGACTGTTTGATATTCATTCCAGGACCATCCCAGCAAATGAGTCTGTTTTGGAGCCAGTATCAGCAAAATGTGAAGG GTTTAATTTTCGAGGATTCCGCTGGATGAAAACCATGATCCACACCATCAAGGAGATTAACGAGAGGAAGGATATTTTGCCCAACATCACTTTGGGCTATCAGATCTTTGACACCTGTTTCACCATCTCCAAATCTGTGGAAGCTGCTTTGGTACTCCTTACGGGGCAGGAAGAAAACAAGCCCAATTTCAGAAACGGCACTGGAGCATTTCTGGCGGGAGTTGTTGGAGCAGGCGGGTCGTCTTTATCGATTGCTGCTTCAAGAATTCTAGGGCTGTATTATTTACCTCAG GTGGGTTATGCCTCTACCTGCTCAGTTCTCAGTGACAAATACCAGTTTCCGAGTTACCTTCGCACGGTTGCCAGTGATAAGGTCCAGTCGGAGGCCATGGTCAGACTCATCCAACACTTCGGTTGGGTCTGGATAGGCACGATAGCAGCTGATGATGATTATGGAAAATATGGagtaaaaatttttaaggaaaaaatagagagtgTCAACCTCTGTATTGCCTTCTCTGAAATCATTCCCAAAGTCTATTCCTATGAGAAAATGCAAAGAGCTATTGATGCTGTAAAGAACTCCACAGCCAGAGTCGTTGTGCTTTATGCGTCTGATATTGACCTCAGTCCTTTTGTGCTGGAAATTGTTTTCCACAACATAACTGACAGAACATGGATAGCAAGTGAAGCATGGATTACCTCAGCTCTCATTGCAAAGCCTGAATATTTCCCATATTTTGGTGGAAGTATTGGATTTGCAATACCAAGAGCTGATATACCAGGACTAAAAGAGTTTCTTTATGACGTGCATCCTAGCAAGGATCCAAATGATGTCCTGACCATTGAATTCTGGCAAACTGCTTTTAACTGTACTTGGCCCAATAGTAGTGTTCCCTACCATGTTGATCACAGAGTGAACATGACCGGTAAAGACGACAGGTTACACGCCATGTCTGATAAATTCTGTACAGGAGAGGAGAAGTTGGAAGACCTTAAAAATACTTATCTGGATGTGTCTCAGCTAAGAATCACAAACAATGTCAAGCAAGCTGTGTATTTTATGGCTTACGCCCTGGATCACCTCAGTAGATGTGAAGAAGGACGTGGGCCATATGTTTTCGGAAACACCTGTGCGTATATACCTGACTTTGAGCCTTGGCAG TTAATGTACTATCTGAAGAACATTAAGTTTACAACCCATAATGGAATGACAATAGAAACGGATGAAAATGGAGACGTGAGTAGGGGGTACTATGATATCCTAAACTGGCAATTGGATGATAATGGAGAAGTTGCCTTTGTGAAGATTGGAGAATACACATTCACAGACTCTAAGTTTGAACTCGTGATGAGAAAGAATGCAACGATATTTTGGAACACTGAGTCATCAGAG CTTCCCTATTCAGTGTGTGCTGACGTGTGTCGTCCCGGGACCCGGAAGGGGATTCGTCAGGGGGAGCCAACATGCTGCTTCTACTGCATCCCGTGTGCTGATGGGCACGTGTCGCGGGAACCAG GTCAAAGAGAGTGTGAGCAATGCGGTGAAGACTACTGGTCAAATGCACAGAAGAACAAGTGTGTGCTGAAAGAGGTGGAGTTCCTTGCTTATGACGAGGCCCTGGGATTCACACTTGTCCTTCTCTCCATCTTCGGGGCCCTTGTGGTTTTGGCAGTCACAGTTGTGTATGTGCTGTACAGGCACACTCCGCTTGTGAATGCCAATGACCAGGAGCTAAGCTTTCTCATCCAGGTTTCGCTTGTCATCACACTGTTGTCTTCCGTGCTTTTCATTGGCAAGCCGTACGACTGGTCCTGCAGGGCCCGCCAGGTTACCCTGGCAATGGGATTTTCTCTTTGCCTGTCTTGCATTCTTGGAAAGACTATTTCACTGTTCTTAGCCTACAGAATTTCCAGATCCAAAACCCGACTTATATCCATCCGTCCCCTTTATCAGAAAATCATTGTGCTAATTTCTGTTCTAGTTGAGATTGGTATATGTACAGCCTACTTGGTATTGGAACCCCCAAGCGCCTTCAAGAACATGGAATCTCAAAACATAAAGATCATTCTGGAATGCACTGAAGGTTCTATAGAATTTTTATGCTCTATGTTTGGGATTGATATCTTCCTGGCTTCGCTATGCTTTCTCACAACCTTTGTGGCTCGCCAGTTGCCGGACAATTACTATGAAGGAAAATGCATCACCTTTGGGATGCTGGTCTTTTTCATCATCTGGATCTCTTTTGTTCCTGCCTACTTGAGCACCAAAGGCAAGTTCAAAGTGGCTGTGGAAATATTTGCAATCTTGGCATCCAGCTATGGTTTGTTGGGTTGTATATTTGCTCCCAAGTGCTTCATTATCTTGCTGAGGCCAGAGAGGAACACTCATGAACTTGTTGGTGGAAGAGTCTTGACTATAGATAAGAGCATCCAACCAACTTCAGCGTCTGTGAGCAGTGAGCTCGACAATACCATGGCATCAACTGTTGAGGACGACTAG